One window of Esox lucius isolate fEsoLuc1 chromosome 25, fEsoLuc1.pri, whole genome shotgun sequence genomic DNA carries:
- the ints12 gene encoding integrator complex subunit 12 codes for MAASVSLDLDPIFLKGLGYLHSKSKDSADKLRALLDESLSGRGSDSSYRSTQKEVEVTKVSSVSKISLSKQDSKSSSSSSSSSSSKSSSSEKNKKEVEKRSSEKVRAEPGEGPEPLKKPRLEPKQQENRSSPVTVQPFRDIPLPDFSSFDAETNADDFAMEMGLACVVCRQMTVTSGNQLVECQECHNLYHQDCHKPQVTDKDVNDPRLVWYCARCTRQMKRMAQKTQKPPQKPAPAVVCAAPVMKDPLVKKPELKVKPDTATTFQAFKRTEVKTSAAVLANPSASGTSLQSGSGLTGWAAFGAKTSTAGPGAGAKPGSSGPSGGSKGSPATTPPAQKPAGLLGLTGSKSGGGPVGGGTKAPGGNGGNGGNSSGSSSLKPPPPLTLGKQTLIRSSSGENQGRGTSPGSSPSGSQPGLGGNGGGPAGNGGGNGNGSKGASATSQESQLNAMKRLQMVKKKAAQKKLKK; via the exons ATGGCTGCATCAGTGAGTCTTGACTTGGACCCCATTTTCCTAAAAGGACTGGGATACTTGCACTCAAAGAGCAAAGACTCAGCAGATAAACTCAGGGCTCTGCTGGATGAGTCTCTATCAGGCAGAGGGAGTGACTCCTCTTACCGCTCAACACAGAAG GAGGTTGAGGTGACAAAGGTGTCGTCAGTGTCCAAGATAAGCCTGAGTAAACAGGACTCAAagtcctcctccagctcctcgtCGTCCAGCAGCAGCAAGTCCAGCAGCTCGGAGAAGAACAAGAAGGAAGTGGAGAAGAGGTCCTCAGAAAAG GTGAGGGCAGAGCCAGGTGAAGGACCTGAGCCACTTAAGAAGCCTCGTCTGGAGCCTAAACAGCAGGAGAACCGTTCATCACCTGTCACGGTTCAACCCTTTAGAGACATCCCCCTACCGGACTTCTCCAGCTTCGATGCGGAGACCAACGCAGATGACTTTGCCATGGAGATGGGTCTGGCCTGTGTGGTTTGCAG GCAGATGACAGTGACGTCGGGCAACCAGCTGGTGGAGTGCCAGGAGTGCCACAACCTCTACCACCAGGACTGCCACAAGCCCCAGGTGACCGACAAGGACGTCAACGACCCGCGGCTGGTGTGGTACTGCGCCCGCTGCACGCGGCAGATGAAGCGCATG GCCCAGAAGACCCAGAAGCCTCCCCAGAAGCCGGCCCCAGCAGTGGTGTGCGCCGCCCCCGTAATGAAAGACCCGCTGGTGAAGAAACCAGAGCTTAAGGTCAAACCCGACACAGCCACCACCTTCCAGGCTTTCAAGCGGACTGAGGTGAAG ACTTCTGCAGCGGTATTAGCCAACCCCTCAGCCAGCGGCACCTCCTTGCAGTCAGGTAGCGGCCTCACAGGATGGGCCGCCTTCGGCGCCAAGACCTCCACTGCGGGGCCCGGCGCCGGCGCCAAACCCGGCTCGTCTGGGCCAAGTGGGGGAAGCAAGGGCTCCCCTGCCACGACCCCGCCGGCCCAGAAACCCGCCGGACTCTTGGGGCTGACGGGCTCAAAGTCAGGAGGCGGACCGGTCGGCGGCGGAACCAAGGCGCCCGGAGGCAACGGCGGCAACGGCGGGAACAGTTCCGGCTCCTCGTCCCTGAAGCCTCCTCCGCCCCTGACCCTGGGAAAGCAGACCCTGATCCGCTCCTCCAGCGGAGAGAACCAGGGGAGGGGGACAAGCCCGGGGTCCTCCCCGAGCGGGTCTCAGCCCGGCCTGGGAGGCAACGGCGGAGGGCCCGCGGGCAACGGAGGAGGGAACGGTAACGGGTCGAAGGGGGCGTCCGCCACGTCCCAGGAGTCTCAGCTCAACGCCATGAAACGCCTGCAGATGGTGAAGAAGAAAGCGGCACAGAAGAAGCTGAAGAAGTGA
- the arhgef38 gene encoding rho guanine nucleotide exchange factor 38, translating into MDPNREAGNNGGEREKEREKEKGIKRRTRPNFLRYMHQRRKTDTITVASDDTAIGINGDINLGTLVRRSQSDKTEYSAKLKDKMGPPCHLSSILASPALDPEEVRQRKMSRRSKVIQELVQTERDFLTDLDLCIQEVVKPLRERQVVDVDRLFTNMETVCEVSATLLHGLQNAIAEPDPEAQVIGEVFIHCKSALENVYKIYCYHHDDANSLLKSYEKEEETKKHFVACVLSLKQIYDQEGKPNLLDMGSLLIKPVQRVMKYPLLLGELWQSTPDDHPDHLPLQEALNAVKVVNVNINEFRRRKDIVMKYKKTEDEGGTLMDKLNKLSIHSLRKKSDRLTGYIKILTGVEPQVRDEVFDKAEKLFRSLEKAVRQLVKNVHNYLTHTQEMVGIAIHHATDLDDIIKAPDKIETNGTQHMKNGNDPYQHFKEMLERLVLAPLSSLQGMFAAPQKLILKRYDKLLDYCSRLERSPSSSSASPVSSSSPSPVSEDQIAARRDYEALNAQLVEELQRFNMAARTILSNCVVCLVTLLKGLMETARHHAPSMQQLPAPLSNICEVQSSIMDELNNLTFVKENAQKLMERKVSFEKTKRSLAVPEIQRQTETQRARLLEEYTADRLYQLKRNCNGCQELDVSLLEGELVGLLEDKDPLGSRGRWLVDTGSTQGYVYSSFLKQYNPNRDPGRTGQGTRTAEPQQAVEVQDEDFDNLSLFVSSSSRNNSFRGQSSMRSMPNFSLYNDTSGAAYDSCSTLSSLPGDTEPGVPQDAETDADDQQFYAVYAFQARCEKELTLLEYQHVKILKFSDLGGNKDWWLAEANGQKGYVPANYLGKMSYA; encoded by the exons ATAAAATGGGCCCCCCCTGCCACCTGTCGTCAATACTTGCCTCCCCGGCCCTCGACCCAGAGGAGGTCCGCCAGAGGAAGATGAGCCGGAGGTCAAAGGTCATACAGGAGCTGGTGCAGACGGAAAGGGACTTCCTCACTGACCTGGATCTCTGCATACAAGaggtggtcaagcccctcaggGAAAGACAG GTGGTGGACGTTGATCGTCTGTTCACCAACATGGAGACTGTGTGTGAGGTATCGGCTACGCTACTCCACGGGCTCCAAAATGCCATCGCTGAGCCTGACCCAGAAGCACAGGTCATAG GGGAAGTGTTCATTCACTGCAAATCAGCGCTGGAGAATGTCTATAAAATATACTGCTATCACCACGATGACGCAAACTCTCTGCTCAAGTCCTacgagaaagaggaagagacaaagaaacattttgtcgCCTGTGTATTATCGCTGAA GCAGATTTACGACCAGGA GGGTAAACCCAACCTCTTGGACATGGGGTCTCTGCTCATCAAGCCAGTCCAGCGGGTCATGAAGTACCCTCTTCTCCTCGGGGAGCTGTGGCAGAGCACGCCCGATGACCACCCCGACCACCTGCCCCTCCAGGAGGCCCTGAACGCCGTCAAGGTCGTTAACGTCAACATCAACGAGTTCAGGAGGAGGAAGGACATTG TAATGAAGTACAAGAAGACAGAGGACGAGGGGGGCACATTGATGGACAAACTGAACAAATTGAGCATTCACTCTCTCAGGAAAAAATCGGACAGGCTGACAGGCTACATCAAGATCCTAACAGGCGTGGAACCACAG GTGAGAGACGAGGTGTTTGACAAGGCAGAGAAGTTGTTCAGGAGTCTGGAGAAAGCCGTTCGACAACTAGTAAAGAACGTCCATAATTAcctcacgcacacacag GAGATGGTCGGTATTGCGATCCACCATGCCACCGACCTGGACGACATCATCAAGGCACCAGACAAAATAGAAACCAACGGCACTCAGCATATGAAGAATGGCAACGACCCATACCAGCACTTT AAAGAAATGTTGGAGCGTCTGGTCCTGGCCCCGCTCTCATCCCTGCAGGGAATGTTCGCCGCCCCGCAGAAACTCATCCTGAAGCGCTACGACAAACTACTGGACTACTGCAGCCGGCTGGAGCGGtcaccttcctcctcctccgcgTCTCccgtctcctcttcctctccgtcgCCGGTATCCGAGGACCAG ATAGCGGCCCGGCGGgactatgaggccctgaatgcTCAACTGGTGGAGGAGCTGCAGAGGTTCAACATGGCCGCCCGCACCATCCTGTCCAACTGTGTCGTCTGCCTGGTGACGCTTCTCAAAGGACTGATGGAGACGGCCCGCCACCACGCGCCGTCCATGCAGCAGCTTCCG gCACCTTTGTCCAACATCTGTGAAGTCCAAAGCAGCATCATGGATGAGCTCAACAACCTGACATTCGTCAAGGAAAACGCACAGAAACTAATGGAACGCAAAGTCAGCTTCGAGAAAACCAAGAGAAGCTTAGCG GTCCCGGAGATCCAGCGTCAGACGGAGACCCAGCGGGCCAGGCTGCTGGAAGAGTACACAGCTGACAGGCTGTACCAGCTGAAGAGGAACTGTAACGGGTGCCAGGAGCTGGATGTCAGTCTACTGGAGGGGGAACTGGTGGGCTTGCTGGAGGACAAAGACCCCCTGGGGAGCCGCGGGCGCTGGCTGGTCGACACCGGTA GTACCCAGGGCTACGTCTACTCGTCCTTCCTGAAGCAGTACAACCCCAACCGGGATCCGGGACGAACAGGCCAGGGCACCAGGACCGCAGAGCCCCAGCAGGCCGTGGAGGTGCAGGACGAGGACTTTGACAACCTCAGCCTGTTCGTGTCGAGCAGCAGCAGGAACAACAGCTTCAGGGGTCAAAGCAGCATGCGGAGCATGCCGAATTTCAGCCTCTATAACGACACCTCTGGCGCCGCGTACGACAGCTGCTCCACCCTGTCCAGCCTGCCTGGGGACACGGAGCCCGGTGTACCACAGGACGCGGAGACGGACGCCGACGACCAGCAG TTCTACGCGGTGTATGCGTTCCAGGCTCGCTGTGAAAAGGAACTAACCCTGCTGGAGTACCAACACGTGAAGATCCTCAAGTTCAGCGACCTGGGTGGCAACAAGGACTGGTGGCTGGCAGAGGCCAACGGTCAGAAGGGCTACGTCCCGGCCAACTACCTCGGCAAGATGTCGTACGCATGA